A window of Gavia stellata isolate bGavSte3 chromosome 21, bGavSte3.hap2, whole genome shotgun sequence contains these coding sequences:
- the ARPC3 gene encoding LOW QUALITY PROTEIN: actin-related protein 2/3 complex subunit 3 (The sequence of the model RefSeq protein was modified relative to this genomic sequence to represent the inferred CDS: inserted 2 bases in 1 codon) codes for MLGHTEGYGLIVTGRSCSSHASRGGARRGPPLRLPLLAPPLLPHFLQRRQRXGRFAASFSPLPSCPAPPRCVLPFEMPAYHSTLMDSDTKLIGNMALLPIRSQFKGPAPRETKDTDIIDEAIYYFKANVFFKNYEIKNEADRTLIYITLYISECLKKLQKCNSKGQGEKEMYTLGITNFPIPGEPGFPLNAIYAKPANKQEEEVMRAYLQQLRQETGLRLCEKVFDPQSDKPSKWWICFVKRQFMNKSLSGPGQ; via the exons ATGCTGGGTCACACGGAAGGTTACGGCTTGATTGTAACAGGA CGCTCTTGCAGCAGCCATGCCTCTCGGGGCGGTGCACGCCGCGGGCCTCCGCTCCGGCTTCCCCTCCTCGCACCGCCTCTGCTGCCTCATTTCCTGCAGCGCAGGCAGAG CGGAAGGTTTGCTGCAAGCTTCTCTCCGCTCCcctcctgcccggccccgccgcgctgcgTCCTGCCCTTCGAGATGCCG GCTTACCACTCAACTTTAATGGACTCTGACACCAAGCTAATTGGGAACATGGCGCTGTTACCCATCAGAAGCCAGTTTAAAGGCCCAGCACCTCGGGAAA ctAAGGACACAGATATTATAGATGAAGCCATCTACTACTTCAAAGctaatgttttcttcaaaaattatgaaattaag AATGAGGCTGACAGAACACTGATCTACATAACGCTCTACATTTCTGAGTGCttgaaaaagctgcaaaag TGTAACTCCAAAGgccaaggagagaaagaaatgtacaCACTAGGAATCACTAACTTCCCAATCCCTGGGGAGCCTGGCTTTCCGCTTAATGCCATTTACGCCAAACCTGCCaacaagcaggaggaag AGGTGATGAGGGCCTatctgcagcagctgaggcaAGAAACTGGTCTTCGCCTTTGTGAAAAAGTATTTGATCCTCAAAGTGACAAGCCTAGTAAG TGGTGGATCTGCTTTGTGAAGAGACAGTTCATGAACAAGAGTCTGTCAGGTCCTGGGCAGTGA
- the ANAPC7 gene encoding anaphase-promoting complex subunit 7 isoform X1 translates to MSVVEHVREMASAGLHSNVRLLSGLLLTMSGNNPELFSPSQKYQLLVYHADSLFHDKEYRNAVSKYTMALQQKKALSKTSKVRPSTGNAASTPQSQCLPSEIEVKYKMAECYTMLKQDKDAIAILDGIPSRQRTPKINMMLANLYKKAGQERSSVTSYKEVLRQCPLALDAILGLLSLSVKGAEVASMTINVIQSIPNLDWLSVWIKAYAFVHTGDNTRAINTICSLEKKSLLRDNVDLLGSLADLYFRAGDNKNSILKFEQAQMLDPYLIKGMDVYGYLLAREGRLEDVENLGCRLFNISDQHAEPWVVSGCHSFYSKRYSRALYLGAKAIQLNSNSVQALLLKGAALRNMGRVQEAIIHFREAIRLAPCRLDCYEGLIECYLASNSIREAMVMANNVYKTLGANAQTLTLLATVCLEDPVTQEKAKTLLDKALTQRPDYIKAVVKKAELLSREQKYEDGIALLRNALANQSDCVLHRILGDFLVAVNEYQEAMDQYSIALSLDPNDQKSLEGMQKMEKEESPTDATQEEDVDDMEGSGEEGDLEGSDSEAAQWADQEQWFGMQ, encoded by the exons ATGAGCGTGGTGGAGCACGTACGAGAGATGGCGTCCGCCGGGCTCCATTCTAACGTGCGGCTCCTCAGCGGGCTTCTCCTCACGATGAGCGGCAATAACCC GGAACTGTTTTCACCATCTCAGAAATACCAGCTCCTTGTATATCATGCAGACTCTCTCTTCCATGATAAAGAATATAGAAATGCTGTAAGTAAGTATACAATGGCTTTGCAGCAGAAAAAGGCATTAAGTAAAACTTCAAAAGTAAGACCTTCTACTGGGAATGCTGCATCAACTCCCCAAAGCCAG tgtttacCGTCTGAAATTGAAGTGAAATATAAAATGGCTGAATGTTATACAATGCTGAAGCAAGATAAAGATGCCATTGCTATTCTTGATGGGATTCCTTCCAGACAGAGGACCCCAAAG ATCAATATGATGTTGGCAAATCTATACAAGAAAGCAGGTCAAGAACGCTCATCTGTTACGAGCTACAAAGAAGTACTGAGACAGTGCCCTTTAGCACTTGATGCCATACTAG GCTTGCTCTCGCTGTCGGTGAAAGGTGCGGAAGTGGCCTCTATGACGATCAACGTAATTCAGAGTATTCCTAACTTGGATTGGCTTTCAGTGTGGATCAAGGCATATGCTTTTGTGCATACTGGAGATAACACAAGAGCAATAAATACCATTTG cTCTTTAGAGAAAAAGTCATTGCTGAGGGATAATGTAGACTTACTGGGGAGCTTAGCAGACCTGTATTTCAGAGCCGGAGATAATAAAAACTCTATTCTAAAATTTGAACAAGCACAAATGCTGGATCCTTACCTAATAAAAG GAATGGATGTATATGGTTATTTATTGGCACGTGAAGGTCGACTAGAGGATGTGGAGAATTTGGGCTGCCGTCTCTTCAATATTTCTGATCAACATGCGGAACCCTGGGTGGTATCTGG GTGTCACAGTTTCTACAGTAAACGATACTCTCGTGCCTTATATTTAGGAGCCAAAGCTATCCAGCTTAATAGTAACAGTGTTCAAGCTCTCCTGCTGAAAGGAGCTGCTCTTAGGAATATGGGCCGAGTACAGGAAGCAATTATACACTTCCGTGAAGCAATACGTCTTGCACCTTGCAGGCTGGATTGCTATGAAG GTCTCATCGAATGTTACCTAGCATCCAACAGTATCCGTGAAGCTATGGTTATGGCAAATAATGTGTATAAAACTCTGGGAGCAAATGCACAGACACTCACTCTGTTAGCAACAGTCTGTCTTGAAGACCCAGTCAcgcaggaaaaagcaaaaacattatTGGACAAAGCGCTAACGCAAAGACCTGACTACATTAAAGCTGTGGTAAAGAAAGCAGAACTTCTTA GTAGAGAACAGAAATATGAAGATGGAATTGCTTTGCTGAGGAATGCCCTGGCTAATCAGAGTGACTGTGTTCTGCACCGAATACTGGGAGACTTTCTTGTAGCTGTCAATGAATATCAGGAAGCGATGGACCAGTACAGTATTGCCCTGAG TTTGGACCCAAATGATCAGAAGTCACtagaaggaatgcagaaaatggaaaaagaggaaagtcCAACAGATGCAACCCAGGAAGAAGATGTGGATGATATGGAGGGAAGTGGAGAAGAGGGAGACTTGGAAGGCAGTGACAGTGAAGCAGCTCAGTGGGCAGATCAAGAACAGTGGTTTGGCATGCAGTAA
- the ANAPC7 gene encoding anaphase-promoting complex subunit 7 isoform X2 codes for MSVVEHVREMASAGLHSNVRLLSGLLLTMSGNNPELFSPSQKYQLLVYHADSLFHDKEYRNAVSKYTMALQQKKALSKTSKVRPSTGNAASTPQSQCLPSEIEVKYKMAECYTMLKQDKDAIAILDGIPSRQRTPKINMMLANLYKKAGQERSSVTSYKEVLRQCPLALDAILGLLSLSVKGAEVASMTINVIQSIPNLDWLSVWIKAYAFVHTGDNTRAINTICSLEKKSLLRDNVDLLGSLADLYFRAGDNKNSILKFEQAQMLDPYLIKGMDVYGYLLAREGRLEDVENLGCRLFNISDQHAEPWVVSGCHSFYSKRYSRALYLGAKAIQLNSNSVQALLLKGAALRNMGRVQEAIIHFREAIRLAPCRLDCYEGREQKYEDGIALLRNALANQSDCVLHRILGDFLVAVNEYQEAMDQYSIALSLDPNDQKSLEGMQKMEKEESPTDATQEEDVDDMEGSGEEGDLEGSDSEAAQWADQEQWFGMQ; via the exons ATGAGCGTGGTGGAGCACGTACGAGAGATGGCGTCCGCCGGGCTCCATTCTAACGTGCGGCTCCTCAGCGGGCTTCTCCTCACGATGAGCGGCAATAACCC GGAACTGTTTTCACCATCTCAGAAATACCAGCTCCTTGTATATCATGCAGACTCTCTCTTCCATGATAAAGAATATAGAAATGCTGTAAGTAAGTATACAATGGCTTTGCAGCAGAAAAAGGCATTAAGTAAAACTTCAAAAGTAAGACCTTCTACTGGGAATGCTGCATCAACTCCCCAAAGCCAG tgtttacCGTCTGAAATTGAAGTGAAATATAAAATGGCTGAATGTTATACAATGCTGAAGCAAGATAAAGATGCCATTGCTATTCTTGATGGGATTCCTTCCAGACAGAGGACCCCAAAG ATCAATATGATGTTGGCAAATCTATACAAGAAAGCAGGTCAAGAACGCTCATCTGTTACGAGCTACAAAGAAGTACTGAGACAGTGCCCTTTAGCACTTGATGCCATACTAG GCTTGCTCTCGCTGTCGGTGAAAGGTGCGGAAGTGGCCTCTATGACGATCAACGTAATTCAGAGTATTCCTAACTTGGATTGGCTTTCAGTGTGGATCAAGGCATATGCTTTTGTGCATACTGGAGATAACACAAGAGCAATAAATACCATTTG cTCTTTAGAGAAAAAGTCATTGCTGAGGGATAATGTAGACTTACTGGGGAGCTTAGCAGACCTGTATTTCAGAGCCGGAGATAATAAAAACTCTATTCTAAAATTTGAACAAGCACAAATGCTGGATCCTTACCTAATAAAAG GAATGGATGTATATGGTTATTTATTGGCACGTGAAGGTCGACTAGAGGATGTGGAGAATTTGGGCTGCCGTCTCTTCAATATTTCTGATCAACATGCGGAACCCTGGGTGGTATCTGG GTGTCACAGTTTCTACAGTAAACGATACTCTCGTGCCTTATATTTAGGAGCCAAAGCTATCCAGCTTAATAGTAACAGTGTTCAAGCTCTCCTGCTGAAAGGAGCTGCTCTTAGGAATATGGGCCGAGTACAGGAAGCAATTATACACTTCCGTGAAGCAATACGTCTTGCACCTTGCAGGCTGGATTGCTATGAAG GTAGAGAACAGAAATATGAAGATGGAATTGCTTTGCTGAGGAATGCCCTGGCTAATCAGAGTGACTGTGTTCTGCACCGAATACTGGGAGACTTTCTTGTAGCTGTCAATGAATATCAGGAAGCGATGGACCAGTACAGTATTGCCCTGAG TTTGGACCCAAATGATCAGAAGTCACtagaaggaatgcagaaaatggaaaaagaggaaagtcCAACAGATGCAACCCAGGAAGAAGATGTGGATGATATGGAGGGAAGTGGAGAAGAGGGAGACTTGGAAGGCAGTGACAGTGAAGCAGCTCAGTGGGCAGATCAAGAACAGTGGTTTGGCATGCAGTAA